A portion of the Suricata suricatta isolate VVHF042 chromosome 11, meerkat_22Aug2017_6uvM2_HiC, whole genome shotgun sequence genome contains these proteins:
- the EHF gene encoding ETS homologous factor isoform X2: MILEGSGVMNLNPSNNLLHQQPTWTDSYPSCNVSSGFFGGQWHEIHPQYWTKYQVWEWLQHLLDTNQLDASCIPFQEFDVNGEHLCGMSLQEFTRAAGTAGQLLYSNLQHLKWNGQCSSDLFQSTHNVIVKTEQTDPSIMNTWKEENYLYDTSYGSTVDLLDSKTFCRAQISMTTTGHLPVESPEIKKEQDHPAKSHTKKHNPRGTHLWEFIRDILLNPDKNPGLIKWEDRSEGIFRFLKSEAVAQLWGKKKNNSSMTYEKLSRAMRYYYKREILERVDGRRLVYKFGKNARGWRENEN, translated from the exons ATGATTCTGGAAGGAAGTGGTGTAATGAATCTCAACCCCAGCAACAATCTCCTCCACCAGCAGCCAACCTGGACAGACAGCTATCCCTCGTGCAATG TTTCCAGCGGGTTTTTCGGAGGCCAGTGGCATGAAATCCATCCTCAGTACTGGACCAAGTACCAGGTGTGGGAGTGGCTGCAGCACCTTCTGGACACCAACCAGCTGGATGCCAGCTGCATCCCTTTCCAGGAGTTCGACGTTAACGGCGAGCATCTTTGCGGCATGAGTTTGCAGGAGTTCACCCGGGCGGCGGGGACTGCGGGGCAGCTTCTCTACAGCAACTTGCAGCATCTCAAGTGGAATG GTCAGTGCAGCAGTGACCTGTTCCAGTCCACACACAATGTCATTGTCAAGACGGAACAAACTG ACCCTTCCATCATGAACAcctggaaagaagaaaactatttaTACGACACCAGCTATGGTAGCACAGTAG ATTTGTTGGACAGCAAGACTTTCTGCCGGGCCCAGATCTCCATGACAACCACCGGTCACCTTCCTGTTG AGTCACCTGAGATAAAAAAGGAGCAAGACCACCCTGCAAAGTCCCACACCAAAAAGCACA ATCCACGAGGGACTCACTTATGGGAATTCATCCGTGACATCCTCCTGAACCCAGACAAGAACCCGGGGTTAATCAAGTGGGAAGACCGGTCTGAGGGCATCTTCAGGTTCTTGAAATCAGAGGCTGTGGCTCAGCtgtgggggaaaaagaagaacaacaGCAGCATGACCTACGAAAAACTCAGCCGAGCGATGAG ATATTACTACAAAAGAGAAATTCTGGAGCGTGTAGATGGACGAAGACTGGTATATAAATTTGGGAAGAATGCACGTGGATGGAGAGAAAACGAAAACTGA
- the EHF gene encoding ETS homologous factor isoform X1, with product MILEGSGVMNLNPSNNLLHQQPTWTDSYPSCNVSSGFFGGQWHEIHPQYWTKYQVWEWLQHLLDTNQLDASCIPFQEFDVNGEHLCGMSLQEFTRAAGTAGQLLYSNLQHLKWNGQCSSDLFQSTHNVIVKTEQTDPSIMNTWKEENYLYDTSYGSTVDLLDSKTFCRAQISMTTTGHLPVAESPEIKKEQDHPAKSHTKKHNPRGTHLWEFIRDILLNPDKNPGLIKWEDRSEGIFRFLKSEAVAQLWGKKKNNSSMTYEKLSRAMRYYYKREILERVDGRRLVYKFGKNARGWRENEN from the exons ATGATTCTGGAAGGAAGTGGTGTAATGAATCTCAACCCCAGCAACAATCTCCTCCACCAGCAGCCAACCTGGACAGACAGCTATCCCTCGTGCAATG TTTCCAGCGGGTTTTTCGGAGGCCAGTGGCATGAAATCCATCCTCAGTACTGGACCAAGTACCAGGTGTGGGAGTGGCTGCAGCACCTTCTGGACACCAACCAGCTGGATGCCAGCTGCATCCCTTTCCAGGAGTTCGACGTTAACGGCGAGCATCTTTGCGGCATGAGTTTGCAGGAGTTCACCCGGGCGGCGGGGACTGCGGGGCAGCTTCTCTACAGCAACTTGCAGCATCTCAAGTGGAATG GTCAGTGCAGCAGTGACCTGTTCCAGTCCACACACAATGTCATTGTCAAGACGGAACAAACTG ACCCTTCCATCATGAACAcctggaaagaagaaaactatttaTACGACACCAGCTATGGTAGCACAGTAG ATTTGTTGGACAGCAAGACTTTCTGCCGGGCCCAGATCTCCATGACAACCACCGGTCACCTTCCTGTTG caGAGTCACCTGAGATAAAAAAGGAGCAAGACCACCCTGCAAAGTCCCACACCAAAAAGCACA ATCCACGAGGGACTCACTTATGGGAATTCATCCGTGACATCCTCCTGAACCCAGACAAGAACCCGGGGTTAATCAAGTGGGAAGACCGGTCTGAGGGCATCTTCAGGTTCTTGAAATCAGAGGCTGTGGCTCAGCtgtgggggaaaaagaagaacaacaGCAGCATGACCTACGAAAAACTCAGCCGAGCGATGAG ATATTACTACAAAAGAGAAATTCTGGAGCGTGTAGATGGACGAAGACTGGTATATAAATTTGGGAAGAATGCACGTGGATGGAGAGAAAACGAAAACTGA